The proteins below come from a single Brevundimonas sp. LM2 genomic window:
- a CDS encoding NADH-quinone oxidoreductase subunit C — MVAELQVDATVSYGELTLTCHRDRIVSVLTDLRDRFGFQQLLDVCGVDYPDRVERFDVVYHLLSLTRNARVRVKVTTDEIQPVPSVITVYPSAEWFEREAFDMYGMLFSDHPDLRRLLTDYGFQGHPLRKDFPMTGYVEVRYDEQQRRVVYEPVKLTQEFRQFDFLSPWEGAEYPTDVLPGDEKAAQAIAVGTTAPSGGKA, encoded by the coding sequence ATGGTGGCCGAGTTGCAGGTCGATGCGACCGTTTCCTATGGCGAGCTGACCCTGACCTGCCACCGCGACCGGATCGTTTCGGTCCTGACGGACCTGCGCGACCGCTTCGGCTTCCAGCAGCTGCTGGACGTCTGCGGCGTGGACTATCCCGACCGGGTCGAGCGGTTCGACGTCGTCTACCACCTGCTGTCCCTGACCCGGAACGCCCGGGTCCGGGTCAAGGTCACGACCGACGAGATCCAGCCGGTGCCCAGCGTCATCACCGTCTACCCGTCCGCCGAATGGTTCGAGCGCGAGGCCTTCGACATGTACGGCATGCTGTTTTCGGATCACCCGGACCTGCGCCGGCTGCTGACCGACTACGGTTTCCAGGGGCATCCGCTGCGCAAGGACTTCCCGATGACCGGCTATGTCGAGGTCCGCTACGACGAGCAGCAGAGACGGGTGGTCTATGAGCCCGTCAAACTGACGCAGGAGTTCCGCCAGTTCGACTTCCTGTCGCCCTGGGAAGGCGCGGAATATCCGACCGACGTCCTGCCCGGCGACGAGAAGGCCGCCCAGGCCATCGCGGTCGGCACGACCGCCCCTTCGGGAGGGAAAGCCTGA
- a CDS encoding NADH-quinone oxidoreductase subunit B family protein, producing MEEGRAGMAVIAPPSTGSTGGLIGASSPLPTAYGQGGRSTVEGYDPKIHDKFFEAINTEVAEQGFLTASMDDVINWARTGSLMWMTFGLACCAVEMIQASMPRYDLERFGMAPRASPRQSDLMIVAGTLTNKMAPALRKVYDQMPDPRYVLSMGSCANGGGYYHYSYSVVRGCDRIVPVDVYVPGCPPTAEALIYGLLQLQKKIRRTGTIER from the coding sequence ATGGAAGAAGGGCGCGCTGGAATGGCAGTGATCGCACCCCCGTCGACCGGTTCGACCGGCGGCCTGATCGGCGCCTCGTCGCCGCTGCCGACCGCCTATGGCCAGGGCGGTCGCTCGACCGTCGAGGGCTATGACCCCAAGATTCACGACAAGTTCTTCGAGGCCATCAACACCGAGGTCGCCGAGCAGGGCTTCCTGACCGCCTCAATGGACGACGTGATCAACTGGGCCCGCACCGGCTCCCTGATGTGGATGACGTTCGGGCTCGCCTGCTGCGCCGTGGAGATGATCCAGGCCTCGATGCCGCGCTATGACCTGGAGCGGTTCGGCATGGCCCCGCGCGCCAGCCCGCGCCAGTCGGACCTGATGATCGTCGCCGGCACCCTGACCAACAAGATGGCTCCGGCCCTGCGCAAGGTCTACGACCAGATGCCGGACCCGCGGTATGTCCTGTCCATGGGCAGCTGCGCCAACGGCGGCGGCTATTATCACTACAGCTACAGCGTTGTGCGCGGCTGCGACCGGATCGTGCCGGTCGACGTCTATGTGCCCGGCTGCCCGCCGACGGCCGAGGCCCTGATCTACGGCCTGCTGCAGCTGCAGAAGAAGATTCGTCGCACGGGGACGATCGAGCGATGA
- a CDS encoding NADH-quinone oxidoreductase subunit A — translation MNAFLLQYLPIVIFLGIATVLGLGFMIAAWALAPSNPDSEKLSAYECGFNAFDDARMKFDVRFYLVSILFIIFDLEVAFLFPWAVSIFDLAQGTMVFAFWSMMAFLGVLTVGFIYEWKKGALEWQ, via the coding sequence ATGAATGCATTCCTTCTGCAATACCTGCCCATCGTGATCTTCCTCGGGATCGCGACCGTGCTGGGTCTCGGCTTCATGATCGCCGCCTGGGCCCTGGCCCCGTCCAACCCGGACAGCGAGAAGCTGTCGGCCTATGAGTGCGGCTTCAACGCCTTCGACGACGCGCGGATGAAGTTCGATGTCCGGTTCTATCTGGTCTCGATCCTGTTCATCATCTTCGATCTCGAGGTGGCGTTCCTGTTCCCCTGGGCCGTGTCGATCTTCGACCTGGCGCAGGGCACGATGGTGTTCGCCTTCTGGTCGATGATGGCCTTCCTGGGCGTGCTGACGGTCGGCTTCATCTACGAATGGAAGAAGGGCGCGCTGGAATGGCAGTGA
- a CDS encoding AbgT family transporter, with protein sequence MSDVTPDSLPPGRGFLGLVERIGNRLPDPAFLFLWLILGLIVLSMIGCALGWSAVNPVTGETLVAQSLLSSENLSNLIIGMPRTLADFPPLGIVIIIIYGAAVAERTGLFTTAIRGALLNAPKMILTPVVVIVGMVSHHASDASYVVVIPLAAVIFAAAGRHPLAGLAAGFAAVSGGYAGNLFPGASDALILGITEPAAHLIDPTYQVSIAGNWFFIVGVVIVFTPIVWFLTDRVIEPRLGVWRPAEGVAPPALEERQPLTGPQKKGLAYAGLALLAMIALWTLIATLPASPFIDAEAEPAQRFNPLYRSLAAFFAVTFFVTGAAYGVGAATIRSHRDLVRMMGEGISVLAPYIVLVFFAAHFVAMFNWSGLGPILAVNAAASLRELAMPAPLLLIVVVLVSCVFDLFIGSASAKWSALAPIVVPMFMLLGISPEMTTAAYRMGDSVTNIATPLMSYFPLILAFAQRWDPRFGLGSLMATMLPYAGAFLVAGLIMVAAWVALDLPLGPGVGVHYEPPPMMSGSAIAVR encoded by the coding sequence ATGAGCGACGTGACGCCCGACAGCCTTCCCCCCGGCCGGGGCTTTCTCGGCCTTGTCGAACGCATCGGCAATCGCCTGCCCGATCCCGCCTTCCTGTTCCTCTGGCTGATCCTGGGCTTGATCGTACTGAGTATGATCGGGTGCGCGCTCGGCTGGTCGGCCGTCAATCCGGTGACCGGCGAGACCCTGGTCGCCCAGAGCCTGCTGTCGTCGGAAAACCTGTCGAACCTGATCATCGGCATGCCGCGGACCCTGGCCGACTTCCCGCCGTTGGGGATCGTGATCATCATCATCTACGGGGCCGCGGTCGCGGAGCGGACGGGCCTGTTCACCACGGCGATCCGCGGCGCGCTGCTGAACGCGCCCAAGATGATCCTGACGCCTGTCGTGGTCATCGTCGGCATGGTGTCGCACCACGCGTCGGACGCCTCCTATGTCGTGGTCATCCCCCTGGCGGCCGTCATCTTCGCGGCGGCGGGGCGCCACCCCCTGGCGGGGCTGGCGGCGGGCTTCGCCGCCGTGTCGGGCGGCTATGCGGGCAATCTGTTTCCGGGAGCCTCGGACGCCCTGATCCTGGGCATCACCGAACCGGCCGCCCACCTGATCGACCCGACCTATCAGGTGAGCATCGCCGGCAACTGGTTCTTCATCGTCGGCGTGGTGATCGTCTTCACCCCGATCGTCTGGTTCCTGACCGACCGGGTGATCGAGCCCCGCCTGGGCGTATGGCGGCCGGCCGAGGGGGTGGCCCCGCCGGCGCTCGAGGAACGTCAGCCGCTGACTGGACCGCAGAAGAAGGGCCTGGCCTATGCCGGCCTGGCGCTGCTGGCCATGATCGCCTTGTGGACGCTCATCGCCACCCTCCCCGCCTCGCCCTTCATCGATGCCGAGGCCGAGCCCGCACAGCGGTTCAATCCGCTCTATCGGTCCCTCGCCGCCTTCTTCGCCGTGACCTTCTTCGTCACCGGGGCCGCCTATGGCGTCGGCGCGGCCACGATCCGCAGCCATCGCGACCTGGTGCGGATGATGGGCGAGGGCATATCCGTTCTGGCCCCCTACATCGTCCTGGTGTTCTTCGCGGCCCACTTCGTCGCCATGTTCAACTGGTCGGGACTGGGGCCGATCCTGGCGGTCAATGCGGCCGCCTCGCTGCGCGAACTGGCCATGCCGGCCCCGCTGCTGCTGATCGTGGTGGTGCTGGTCTCCTGCGTCTTCGATCTGTTCATCGGCTCGGCCTCGGCCAAATGGTCGGCCCTGGCCCCGATCGTGGTGCCGATGTTCATGCTGCTGGGCATCAGCCCCGAGATGACCACCGCCGCCTACCGGATGGGGGATTCGGTCACCAACATCGCCACGCCGCTGATGAGCTATTTCCCCCTGATCCTGGCCTTCGCCCAGCGCTGGGATCCGCGCTTCGGTCTCGGCTCGCTGATGGCGACCATGCTGCCCTACGCCGGGGCCTTTCTGGTGGCCGGGCTGATCATGGTGGCGGCCTGGGTGGCGCTGGACCTGCCGCTGGGGCCGGGCGTCGGGGTGCACTACGAGCCGCCGCCGATGATGTCCGGTTCGGCGATCGCAGTCCGATGA
- a CDS encoding Coenzyme F420 hydrogenase/dehydrogenase, beta subunit C-terminal domain, whose translation MPVSADPTAPIWAPPVRPPVPRNLCTDCGVSRMEDPSLCGKACQFIKPDYPALETRIHGRPRDPAQTPDELFFGPVRRMVRATLKAPAPGAQWTGITTRIGERLLESGTVDAVLTMAPDPDDKWRPMPVLVTEASAMAEVRGMRMGYAPLLALLEDARAQGYRRLAVIGIPCQIYALRSLEADLGLDALYVIGTPCSDNTTTERFHEFLALLSEHPDTITYLEFRADYHVELRFTDGRVRTIPFLSLPISQLAPDFFPLTCRTCVDYTNALADITVGYMAGEGEQWLLVRNARGEALLDLLGDEVRLSAPGDKGKRKAAVAGFIANVERAAGGLPLRRMPDWVRPIVSWLQPRTGPRGLEFARTRVEMKAAETVIHLRREEPRRMKSMIPDHLWSLVAPYGLTPADGERRSDVEKGRSLRGGDT comes from the coding sequence TTGCCTGTCTCCGCCGACCCCACAGCGCCGATCTGGGCCCCGCCGGTGCGTCCGCCCGTTCCACGTAACCTCTGCACCGACTGCGGCGTGTCGCGGATGGAGGACCCCAGCCTCTGCGGCAAGGCCTGCCAATTCATCAAGCCCGACTATCCGGCGCTGGAGACCCGCATCCACGGGCGACCGCGCGATCCTGCGCAGACGCCGGACGAGCTGTTCTTCGGCCCGGTTCGCCGCATGGTGCGGGCGACGCTGAAAGCCCCTGCCCCCGGCGCCCAGTGGACGGGCATCACCACCCGAATCGGCGAGCGACTGCTGGAGAGCGGGACCGTCGATGCCGTCCTGACCATGGCCCCGGACCCGGACGACAAGTGGCGCCCCATGCCGGTGCTGGTGACCGAGGCCTCGGCGATGGCCGAGGTGCGGGGCATGCGGATGGGCTATGCGCCCCTGTTGGCTCTGCTGGAGGACGCCCGGGCCCAGGGCTATCGTCGCCTCGCCGTCATCGGCATCCCCTGCCAGATCTATGCCCTGCGCAGCCTGGAGGCCGATCTGGGGCTGGACGCCCTCTACGTCATCGGCACGCCCTGTTCGGACAACACCACGACCGAGCGGTTCCACGAATTCCTGGCCCTGCTGTCGGAGCATCCCGACACCATCACCTATCTGGAGTTCCGCGCCGACTATCACGTCGAGCTGCGCTTTACCGACGGACGGGTGAGGACCATCCCCTTCCTGTCCCTGCCGATCTCGCAGCTGGCCCCGGACTTCTTCCCGCTCACCTGCCGGACCTGCGTCGACTACACCAATGCCCTGGCCGACATCACGGTCGGCTATATGGCTGGCGAGGGAGAGCAGTGGCTGCTGGTCCGCAATGCGCGCGGAGAGGCTCTGCTGGACCTGCTGGGGGATGAGGTCCGGCTGTCGGCTCCCGGAGACAAGGGAAAACGCAAGGCGGCCGTGGCGGGCTTCATCGCCAACGTCGAACGCGCAGCCGGCGGCCTGCCGCTGCGTCGCATGCCCGACTGGGTCCGGCCGATCGTCAGCTGGCTGCAGCCGCGCACCGGCCCGCGCGGCCTGGAGTTCGCCCGCACCCGGGTCGAGATGAAGGCGGCCGAGACCGTGATCCACCTGCGACGCGAGGAACCGCGCCGGATGAAGTCCATGATCCCCGACCACCTCTGGAGCCTGGTCGCGCCCTACGGCCTGACGCCGGCGGATGGCGAGCGCCGTTCCGACGTGGAAAAGGGCCGATCGCTCAGAGGCGGCGATACATGA
- a CDS encoding GNAT family N-acetyltransferase, translating into MSQIVVRPATDADWPAIWPIVEAVVRAGETYTWPRDLAETDARGLWIIPPPGLTLVAVDGEQVLGTAKITPNQMGPGAHVANASCMVDADARGRGLGRLLGQTVLDRARDAGFRAMQFNAVVETNVAAVTLWASLGFDILATVPEAFDHPTRGLVGLHIMYRRL; encoded by the coding sequence GTGAGCCAGATCGTCGTCCGGCCCGCGACCGACGCGGACTGGCCGGCGATCTGGCCGATCGTCGAGGCCGTCGTGCGGGCGGGCGAAACCTATACCTGGCCCCGCGACCTGGCGGAAACCGATGCCCGCGGCCTGTGGATAATCCCGCCGCCGGGCTTAACCCTGGTGGCCGTCGACGGCGAGCAGGTGCTGGGCACCGCCAAGATCACGCCCAACCAGATGGGGCCGGGCGCGCATGTGGCCAACGCCAGCTGCATGGTCGACGCCGACGCCAGGGGCCGGGGTTTGGGCCGTCTGCTGGGCCAGACTGTGCTGGACCGGGCGCGCGACGCCGGCTTTCGGGCGATGCAGTTCAACGCCGTGGTCGAGACGAATGTCGCCGCAGTGACCCTGTGGGCCTCGCTGGGATTCGACATCCTCGCCACGGTGCCGGAGGCGTTCGATCATCCCACGCGAGGCCTGGTGGGCCTTCACATCATGTATCGCCGCCTCTGA
- the mfd gene encoding transcription-repair coupling factor, producing MDGAGPERRTDHELGGAPEGLDALIVAERLKAAGGIGVFVARDFSRSSAFVQAFRFFAKDVEILEFPAWDCLPYDRLSPTSGVSAERMAALTTLARRDPSDRTPLLLVTTVAAAMQRTPPREVTTSAGFDAVVGRELDTVALEQYFTTNGYMRASTVNERGEYAVRGGVIDVFPPGFEEPVRLDMFGAELESIRTFDPLTQRSTGQRRDVALSPVSEALLNPDTISRFRTGYLNLFGAAGDDPLYAAVSEGARRQGMEHWLPLLYPNLETLFDYLPDRAAIFLDHQVEAARGERWALTRDAAEARREASKTKGGAANRALAPERLYLPEADWNSALAGRAVRRLTPFDGAAEDAGGRLGRTFAAERAQDSVNLFEAVAHHAAALKADGKRVVFASWTEGSSDRLGVMLADHGLDHVVPVRDWADVQAASRDLYLRAILPVEHGFTTADVAVISETDILGDRLARPKRKRRASNFLAEASALTTGDLVVHLDHGIGRYEGLKTLDIQQAPHDCLELLYAGESKLYLPVENIDLLTRYGSESDGVQLDRLGGAAWQGRKAKAKARLRDMAEGLIALAAKRALRVGEAITPPHGLFDEFCARFPYEETDDQLNAIGDVLEDLGKGVPMDRLICGDVGFGKTEVAIRAAFVVAMTGQQVAIVCPTTLLTRQHFKTFSERFAGWPIKVRHLSRMVTAKDAGETRAGLKDGTFEIVVGTHAVLAEQVGFKDLGLVIVDEEQHFGVKHKEKLKSLRADVHLLTLTATPIPRTLQMALSGIREMSIIATPPVDRLAVRTYVAPWDAVMVREALLREKYRGGQAFYVCARLSDLPEIERFLREQVPEIKFVVGHGQMSPTQLEDVMSAFYDGSYDVLVSTTIVESGIDIPTANTLIVHRADMFGLAQLHQIRGRIGRSKARAFAYLTTDATKPLTLSAERRLQVLQSLDNLGAGFQLASHDLDQRGGGNLLGDEQSGHIREVGVELYQQMLEDAVAELRQNGSEGVVDRGWSPAINVGAAVLIPEDYVSDLNVRLSLYRRLSDAENNQSREALAAELIDRFGPLPDEAKQLLRIVGIKANCKTACIERIDIGPKGCVLTLRDNRFPNPAGLVGLIQKNHATWKIRPDQKIVVKGDWPTSEDRLKVAERITTDLARVAGA from the coding sequence ATGGACGGAGCCGGCCCGGAGCGGCGCACCGATCACGAGCTGGGCGGGGCGCCGGAGGGGCTCGACGCCCTGATCGTCGCCGAGCGGTTGAAGGCGGCGGGCGGGATCGGCGTCTTCGTGGCGCGCGACTTCTCGCGGTCCAGCGCCTTCGTCCAGGCCTTCCGGTTCTTCGCCAAGGACGTCGAGATCCTCGAGTTCCCGGCCTGGGACTGCCTGCCCTACGACCGGCTCAGCCCGACGTCCGGTGTCTCGGCGGAGCGGATGGCGGCGTTGACGACCCTGGCCCGGCGCGATCCCAGCGACCGCACCCCCCTGCTGCTGGTCACGACCGTGGCGGCGGCGATGCAGCGGACGCCGCCGCGCGAGGTGACCACCTCGGCCGGCTTCGATGCGGTCGTTGGGCGGGAGCTCGATACGGTCGCTCTCGAGCAGTATTTCACCACCAACGGCTATATGCGGGCCTCCACCGTCAACGAGCGGGGCGAATACGCCGTGCGCGGCGGGGTCATCGACGTCTTTCCGCCGGGCTTCGAGGAGCCGGTGCGCCTCGACATGTTCGGGGCCGAGCTGGAATCGATCCGCACTTTCGACCCCCTGACCCAGCGCTCCACCGGACAACGCCGCGACGTGGCCCTGTCGCCGGTGTCCGAGGCGCTGCTGAACCCCGACACGATCAGCCGCTTTCGCACCGGCTATCTGAACCTGTTCGGGGCCGCGGGCGACGATCCGCTGTATGCCGCCGTCAGCGAGGGCGCGCGGCGTCAGGGCATGGAGCACTGGCTGCCGCTGCTCTATCCGAACCTCGAGACCCTGTTCGACTACCTGCCCGACCGGGCCGCGATCTTCCTGGACCATCAGGTCGAGGCGGCGCGGGGCGAGCGCTGGGCCCTGACGCGCGATGCGGCCGAGGCGCGGCGCGAGGCGTCCAAGACCAAGGGCGGGGCGGCGAACCGGGCCCTGGCCCCGGAACGCCTGTATCTGCCCGAGGCGGACTGGAACTCGGCCCTGGCCGGCCGGGCCGTGCGCCGCCTGACCCCGTTTGACGGGGCTGCCGAGGATGCCGGGGGCCGGCTCGGCCGGACCTTCGCCGCTGAACGCGCCCAGGACAGCGTCAACCTGTTCGAGGCCGTGGCTCATCATGCCGCCGCGCTCAAGGCGGACGGCAAGCGGGTGGTGTTCGCCTCCTGGACCGAGGGGTCTTCGGATCGGCTGGGCGTCATGCTGGCCGACCACGGCCTGGATCACGTGGTGCCCGTCCGCGACTGGGCCGATGTGCAGGCGGCGTCCAGGGACCTGTATCTGCGGGCCATCCTGCCGGTCGAGCACGGCTTCACCACGGCCGACGTCGCGGTCATTTCCGAGACCGACATCCTGGGCGACCGGCTGGCGCGGCCCAAGCGCAAGCGCAGGGCCTCGAATTTCCTGGCCGAGGCCTCGGCCCTGACGACCGGGGATCTGGTGGTCCACCTGGACCACGGCATCGGCCGCTATGAGGGGCTGAAGACGCTGGACATCCAGCAGGCCCCGCACGACTGCCTCGAGCTGCTGTATGCGGGCGAGAGCAAGCTCTATCTGCCGGTCGAGAACATCGACCTGCTGACCCGCTACGGGTCCGAATCCGACGGGGTCCAGCTGGACCGGCTGGGCGGGGCGGCGTGGCAGGGACGCAAGGCCAAGGCCAAGGCCCGCCTGCGCGACATGGCCGAGGGACTGATCGCCCTGGCCGCCAAGCGCGCCCTGCGGGTCGGAGAGGCCATCACCCCGCCGCACGGCCTGTTCGACGAGTTCTGCGCCCGCTTCCCCTATGAGGAGACGGACGACCAGCTGAACGCCATCGGCGACGTGCTGGAGGATCTCGGCAAGGGCGTGCCGATGGACCGGCTGATCTGCGGCGACGTCGGCTTCGGCAAGACCGAGGTCGCCATCCGCGCCGCCTTCGTCGTCGCCATGACCGGGCAGCAGGTGGCCATCGTCTGCCCGACGACCCTGCTGACCCGCCAGCATTTCAAGACCTTCAGCGAGCGCTTCGCCGGCTGGCCGATCAAGGTCCGGCACCTGTCGCGCATGGTCACGGCCAAGGACGCGGGCGAGACCCGGGCGGGGCTGAAGGACGGGACGTTCGAGATCGTCGTCGGCACCCATGCGGTGCTGGCCGAACAGGTGGGGTTCAAGGACCTTGGCTTGGTGATCGTCGACGAGGAGCAGCATTTCGGGGTCAAGCACAAGGAGAAGCTCAAGAGCCTGCGCGCCGACGTGCATCTGCTGACCCTGACCGCCACACCGATCCCGCGGACCTTGCAGATGGCCCTGTCCGGCATCCGCGAGATGTCGATCATCGCCACCCCGCCGGTCGATCGTCTGGCCGTCCGGACCTATGTCGCGCCGTGGGATGCGGTGATGGTGCGCGAGGCCCTGCTGCGCGAGAAATACCGCGGCGGTCAGGCCTTCTACGTCTGTGCGCGCCTGTCCGACCTGCCCGAGATCGAGCGGTTCCTGCGCGAGCAGGTGCCGGAGATCAAATTCGTGGTCGGTCACGGCCAGATGAGCCCGACCCAGCTGGAGGACGTGATGAGCGCCTTCTACGACGGCAGTTATGACGTGCTGGTCTCGACCACCATCGTCGAAAGCGGCATCGACATTCCGACCGCCAACACCCTGATCGTGCACCGGGCCGACATGTTCGGCCTGGCCCAGCTGCACCAGATCCGGGGCCGGATCGGGCGCTCCAAGGCCCGCGCCTTCGCCTATCTGACGACCGACGCCACCAAGCCGCTGACCCTCTCGGCCGAGCGGCGGCTGCAGGTGCTGCAGTCGCTCGACAACCTGGGGGCCGGGTTCCAGCTGGCCAGCCACGATCTGGACCAGCGCGGCGGCGGCAATCTGCTGGGCGACGAGCAGTCGGGCCACATTCGCGAGGTCGGGGTCGAGCTGTACCAGCAGATGCTGGAGGACGCGGTGGCCGAGCTTCGCCAGAACGGTAGCGAGGGCGTGGTCGACCGGGGCTGGTCCCCGGCCATCAACGTGGGGGCGGCGGTGCTGATCCCCGAGGACTATGTCTCGGACCTCAACGTCCGGCTCAGCCTGTATCGCCGGCTGTCGGACGCCGAGAACAATCAGTCCCGCGAGGCCCTGGCCGCCGAGCTGATCGACCGGTTCGGCCCGCTGCCGGACGAGGCCAAGCAGCTGCTGCGGATCGTCGGGATCAAGGCCAACTGCAAGACGGCCTGTATCGAGCGGATCGACATCGGGCCCAAGGGCTGCGTCCTGACCCTGCGCGACAACCGCTTCCCCAATCCGGCCGGTCTGGTCGGGCTGATCCAGAAAAACCATGCGACCTGGAAGATCCGGCCGGACCAGAAGATCGTCGTCAAGGGCGACTGGCCGACCTCCGAGGACCGTCTGAAGGTCGCGGAGCGAATCACCACGGACCTGGCCCGGGTCGCCGGGGCGTGA
- a CDS encoding succinate dehydrogenase assembly factor 2 yields the protein MADNNARAETDLRQQRLGRITFRAWRRGFREADLVLGPFMEREGAGLSDADLDQLEALLAEDNDHELYAWIIETQPTPAEHDTPLMQKLRTFMRAHVAAAVAEGAG from the coding sequence GTGGCCGATAACAATGCGCGTGCCGAGACCGATCTTCGCCAGCAGCGGCTGGGCCGGATCACCTTCCGCGCCTGGCGGCGCGGCTTCCGCGAGGCGGACCTGGTGCTGGGCCCGTTCATGGAGCGCGAGGGCGCGGGCCTGAGCGACGCAGACCTGGACCAGCTCGAGGCCCTGCTCGCCGAGGACAACGACCACGAGCTGTACGCCTGGATCATCGAGACCCAGCCCACGCCGGCTGAACATGACACCCCCCTGATGCAGAAGCTGCGTACCTTCATGCGCGCCCACGTGGCGGCGGCCGTGGCCGAGGGCGCGGGTTGA